The following proteins are co-located in the Ornithodoros turicata isolate Travis unplaced genomic scaffold, ASM3712646v1 Chromosome16, whole genome shotgun sequence genome:
- the LOC135372647 gene encoding uncharacterized protein LOC135372647 isoform X3: MVEEATTAPRNITTPESSVLLPSREDSKTSNVEKPPQSACSSGSVSVTIVSTDSNNLPDPYPVSLDGDAPSSPVKNSLANSKPRSPSVHGSLTPCDAPTSPTCESMAACPSNASSASSVQGCTTTMNLSLVNKTSGRSNSRNRISRPFLGRSLIQRAPTRPDLVLTGDEVTLEDCINVNKEHFEYLLDTPKDSLFCRDMVRALWSAEQLAERSLTGEACRRFLKQGAEGKRRLTPKKLDALGNAYWEYLKRRTPSSDSKEERFKMLPSYVRNLLSDINRKK, encoded by the exons ATG GTTGAAGAGGCCACCACAGCTCCACGTAATATAACCACTCCAGAATCATCAGTTTTGTTGCCttcgagagaggacagcaagacgTCAAAT GTTGAGAAACCACCACAGTCTGCATGCTCCAGCGGATCCGTCAGCGTGACCATTGTGTCGACCGACTCAAACAACTTGCCAGATCCATACCCGGTCTCT TTGGACGGTGATGCTCCTTCCAGTCCAGTAAAAAACTCTCTGGCAAATAGTAAACCCAGGAGCCCCAGTGTTCACGGCTCCCTGACCCCATGTGATGCTCCCACTAGCCCAACATGTGAATCCATGGCAGCATGTCCATCTAACGCATCAAGTGCCTCCAGTGTTCAGGGCTGCACAACCACGATGAACTTGAGCCTTGTCAACAAG ACCTCGGGACGTTCCAACTCTAGGAACAGGATATCGCGACCATTCCTGGGAAGATCCCTCATTCAACGTGCCCCCACACGCCCTGACTTGGTATTGACTGGAGATGAG GTGACTCTTGAGGATTGcataaatgtcaacaaggaacaTTTTGAATACCTGCTTGACACCCCTAAGGACTCTCTGTTCTGCCGCGACATGGTGAGAGCTCTATGGAGCGCAGAGCAGCTGGCAGAGAGAAGTCTAACAGGAGAAGCCTGCCGTCGGTTTCTAAAACAAGGCGCAGAGGGAAAGCGACGCCTCACCCCCAAAAAATTGGATGCCCTTGGAA ATGCCTACTGGGAGTACCTGAAAAGAAGAACGCCTTCAAGCGACTCAAAGGAGGAACGATTTAAGATGCTTCCTAGTTATGTTCGTAACCTGCTGTCTGACatcaacagaaaaaaataa
- the LOC135372647 gene encoding uncharacterized protein LOC135372647 isoform X2: MRNALSSPVFTHEMLHDQHECMVEEATTAPRNITTPESSVLLPSREDSKTSNVEKPPQSACSSGSVSVTIVSTDSNNLPDPYPVSLDGDAPSSPVKNSLANSKPRSPSVHGSLTPCDAPTSPTCESMAACPSNASSASSVQGCTTTMNLSLVNKTSGRSNSRNRISRPFLGRSLIQRAPTRPDLVLTGDEVTLEDCINVNKEHFEYLLDTPKDSLFCRDMVRALWSAEQLAERSLTGEACRRFLKQGAEGKRRLTPKKLDALGNAYWEYLKRRTPSSDSKEERFKMLPSYVRNLLSDINRKK, translated from the exons ATGAGGAATGCACTAAGCTCACCAGTCTTTACGCACGAAATGCTGCATGACCAACATGAATGTATG GTTGAAGAGGCCACCACAGCTCCACGTAATATAACCACTCCAGAATCATCAGTTTTGTTGCCttcgagagaggacagcaagacgTCAAAT GTTGAGAAACCACCACAGTCTGCATGCTCCAGCGGATCCGTCAGCGTGACCATTGTGTCGACCGACTCAAACAACTTGCCAGATCCATACCCGGTCTCT TTGGACGGTGATGCTCCTTCCAGTCCAGTAAAAAACTCTCTGGCAAATAGTAAACCCAGGAGCCCCAGTGTTCACGGCTCCCTGACCCCATGTGATGCTCCCACTAGCCCAACATGTGAATCCATGGCAGCATGTCCATCTAACGCATCAAGTGCCTCCAGTGTTCAGGGCTGCACAACCACGATGAACTTGAGCCTTGTCAACAAG ACCTCGGGACGTTCCAACTCTAGGAACAGGATATCGCGACCATTCCTGGGAAGATCCCTCATTCAACGTGCCCCCACACGCCCTGACTTGGTATTGACTGGAGATGAG GTGACTCTTGAGGATTGcataaatgtcaacaaggaacaTTTTGAATACCTGCTTGACACCCCTAAGGACTCTCTGTTCTGCCGCGACATGGTGAGAGCTCTATGGAGCGCAGAGCAGCTGGCAGAGAGAAGTCTAACAGGAGAAGCCTGCCGTCGGTTTCTAAAACAAGGCGCAGAGGGAAAGCGACGCCTCACCCCCAAAAAATTGGATGCCCTTGGAA ATGCCTACTGGGAGTACCTGAAAAGAAGAACGCCTTCAAGCGACTCAAAGGAGGAACGATTTAAGATGCTTCCTAGTTATGTTCGTAACCTGCTGTCTGACatcaacagaaaaaaataa
- the LOC135372647 gene encoding uncharacterized protein LOC135372647 isoform X1: protein MTNMNVWYVWLFPQGQTAHMVSVTLQVEEATTAPRNITTPESSVLLPSREDSKTSNVEKPPQSACSSGSVSVTIVSTDSNNLPDPYPVSLDGDAPSSPVKNSLANSKPRSPSVHGSLTPCDAPTSPTCESMAACPSNASSASSVQGCTTTMNLSLVNKTSGRSNSRNRISRPFLGRSLIQRAPTRPDLVLTGDEVTLEDCINVNKEHFEYLLDTPKDSLFCRDMVRALWSAEQLAERSLTGEACRRFLKQGAEGKRRLTPKKLDALGNAYWEYLKRRTPSSDSKEERFKMLPSYVRNLLSDINRKK from the exons ATGACCAACATGAATGTATGGTATGTATGGCTGTTCCCCCAAGGGCAAACTGCTCATATGGTGTCTGTAACATTGCAGGTTGAAGAGGCCACCACAGCTCCACGTAATATAACCACTCCAGAATCATCAGTTTTGTTGCCttcgagagaggacagcaagacgTCAAAT GTTGAGAAACCACCACAGTCTGCATGCTCCAGCGGATCCGTCAGCGTGACCATTGTGTCGACCGACTCAAACAACTTGCCAGATCCATACCCGGTCTCT TTGGACGGTGATGCTCCTTCCAGTCCAGTAAAAAACTCTCTGGCAAATAGTAAACCCAGGAGCCCCAGTGTTCACGGCTCCCTGACCCCATGTGATGCTCCCACTAGCCCAACATGTGAATCCATGGCAGCATGTCCATCTAACGCATCAAGTGCCTCCAGTGTTCAGGGCTGCACAACCACGATGAACTTGAGCCTTGTCAACAAG ACCTCGGGACGTTCCAACTCTAGGAACAGGATATCGCGACCATTCCTGGGAAGATCCCTCATTCAACGTGCCCCCACACGCCCTGACTTGGTATTGACTGGAGATGAG GTGACTCTTGAGGATTGcataaatgtcaacaaggaacaTTTTGAATACCTGCTTGACACCCCTAAGGACTCTCTGTTCTGCCGCGACATGGTGAGAGCTCTATGGAGCGCAGAGCAGCTGGCAGAGAGAAGTCTAACAGGAGAAGCCTGCCGTCGGTTTCTAAAACAAGGCGCAGAGGGAAAGCGACGCCTCACCCCCAAAAAATTGGATGCCCTTGGAA ATGCCTACTGGGAGTACCTGAAAAGAAGAACGCCTTCAAGCGACTCAAAGGAGGAACGATTTAAGATGCTTCCTAGTTATGTTCGTAACCTGCTGTCTGACatcaacagaaaaaaataa